From a single Lolium rigidum isolate FL_2022 chromosome 7, APGP_CSIRO_Lrig_0.1, whole genome shotgun sequence genomic region:
- the LOC124673391 gene encoding disease resistance protein RPV1-like, with the protein MHELAHILARILRGSDHYMLKINHYGNLGDDVNARALRCVGCSRVEFNDDTFSSRRCLHVLELKESSIQKLPDSISQLRCLGHLKIIGFSGLIALPESFGLLTNLIYIELSGCPGLVNLTKSFGKLIRLVHVDLSGCSALPTLPQSFGKLIRLVHVNLSGCAMLATLPESFGNLVNLSHVDLSCCHRLSDILEVLQKLVKLVYLDLSSWSCFEGIGKCLGGLTNLEHLNLSNPCSYLAPHRSSLQQLKYGLGKLTSLRYLNLSMCLNHIFYYKTQEESLQYIQSCVSSLSSLEHLDLSHNILLADLPQSLGNLNKLHTLDLSGCIRLKKIGEMKSLKFIALRNCRGLVSCNFVVHIIDDDDIYSSSNIVQLETVNCQELQISGLEKVKYEEEAQRIRLLEKQKLEKLKLSWTLDSIRSVEDTALLGELVPPPNLQCLEINGYDGTCLPEYLSDLTSLRELKIVCCKQLISLPDSIKELTNLAELCIFDCPELEKWCQLEEIKKMLAHIPNKNYQEHASTSWAEIEEDGRSINEVKVA; encoded by the exons ATGCACGAGTTGGCCCATATATTGGCACGCATACTAAGAGGATCTGACCACTACATGCTAAAAATCAATCATTATGGCAATCTTGGTGACGATGTCAATGCAAGGGCGCTGCGTTGTGTCGGCTGTAGCAGAGTGGAGTTTAACGATGACACATTTTCATCTAGGAGATGCCTACATGTCCTGGAACTAAAGGAGAGCTCCATTCAGAAGCTACCTGACTCCATCTCGCAACTGAGATGCCTGGGGCATCTTAAGATAATTGGTTTTTCTGGACTGATAGCTCTGCCTGAGTCATTTGGGCTTCTGACAAATCTGATCTATATTGAGTTATCGGGCTGCCCTGGACTGGTAAATCTAACAAAATCATTTGGAAAGCTAATCCGTTTAGTGCATGTCGACTTGTCAGGCTGCTCTGCGCTCCCAACTCTTCCGCAATCATTTGGGAAGCTAATCCGTTTAGTGCATGTCAACTTGTCAGGCTGCGCAATGCTCGCTACTCTTCCGGAATCATTTGGGAATCTCGTGAACTTGTCGCATGTCGACCTGTCATGCTGCCATCGATTGTCAGATATCCTAGAAGTGTTGCAGAAACTCGTCAAACTAGTATACCTGGATTTATCATCCTGGTCTTGTTTCGAAGGGATAGGTAAATGTCTGGGTGGCCTCACCAACCTGGAGCATTTGAACTTGTCAAACCCTTGCTCTTATCTTGCTCCACATCGCTCCAGTCTCCAACAGCTAAAATATGGTCTGGGCAAGCTCACCAGCCTCCGGTATCTGAACCTGTCAATGTGCCTGAATCATATCTTTTACTACAAGACACAGGAGGAAAGTCTCCAATACATTCAATCATGTGTCAGCAGCCTGTCAAgtctggagcatttggacttATCTCATAACATACTTCTTGCTGATCTACCGCAAAGTCTAGGTAACCTCAACAAACTGCACACACTGGACCTCTCAGGCTGCATCAGACTCAAGAAGATAGGTGAAATGAAGTCTCTCAAGTTCATAGCTCTGAGGAACTGCAGGGGTCTAGTAAGTTGCAACTTTGTGGTTCACATCATCGATGACGACGATATATATAGCAGCAGCAACATTGTTCAGCTGGAGACTGTAAATTGCCAAGAGCTCCAGATAAGCGGCCTTGAAAAAGTTAAATATGAAGAGGAAGCACAGAGAATCAGATTGCTGGAGAAACAAAAGCTTGAAAAGTTGAAACTTTCTTGGACTCTGGACTCGATCAGATCAGTGGAGGACACTGCTTTGTTAGGGGAATTAGTGCCACCACCTAATCTGCAGTGCCTTGAGATAAATGGTTATGACGGCACATGCCTCCCAGAATACCTGAGTGACCTCACCTCTCTCCGGGAACTAAAGATTGTCTGCTGCAAACAGCTCATCTCGCTGCCGGATAGCATAAAAGAACTCACCAACCTCGCGGAGCTGTGTATTTTTGACTGCCCAGAACTAGAGAAGTGGTGTCAGCTAGAGGAGATCAAGAAAATGCTGGCGCACATCCCCAATAAGAATTATCA AGAACATGCAAGTACTAGCTGGGCAGAGATCGAGGAGGATGGCAGATCGATAAATGAGGTCAAGGTGGCATAG